From one Paramormyrops kingsleyae isolate MSU_618 chromosome 1, PKINGS_0.4, whole genome shotgun sequence genomic stretch:
- the LOC140593250 gene encoding integrin beta-2-like: MFGKCCELSTGRHTAALNAEMGTGVMLTVVFLLLTVRNAQSQESCVKTVVRSCAECIKSGPYCAWCKLLNFTKSGEQEAVRCDIISVLRERGCGDADIISPRGNHQYIKNLPLTGGSNPVQIQPQEVKLNLRPNQPWTFTFKFKRAEGYPVDLYYLMDLSYSMNDDLQNVKSLGKDLLKALRQITKQSRIGFGSFVDKVVLPYTSTNPKRVQKPCPDNERFCQPAFGYKHVLSMTDNEILFNKRVSEQAISGNLDVPEGGLDAIMQAAVCGDKIGWGNSTRLLVFTTDAGFHMAGDGKLAAILEPNDGRCHLDAKMLYSKSSEMDYPSVGQVMQKLVENNIQPIFAVTKDVEPVYRRLKDIIPKSEVGVLTSDSSNVISLIQNAYRNLSSNVIVTHDDLPDHVTVMYTSNCPNGDLPSIRGTCDNVGIGKEVEFNVTVTAHKCLNEQSFLIGPLGFREKIRVNLTTRCECECDDRKDSNHQHCNSQGQVSCGTCSCNKGFVGQKCECKIGDKSEAELRQACMPVNGSMCSGQGECVCGVCHCSPGEDGRSIYGRFCECDDRSCPLSRGQPCGGQGRCSCGTCNCNPGYEGDACDCRKSDNRCRTGNKVCYGRGNCVCDVCNCTVGYTRPFCETCPGCPALCERVASCVECHMDERKGNCLVCQGVTYREEPDLKEQRLCKRRGTDGCQMIYSTKQLQGVEQYEVIFRNKECPEPPDLRLIIGGTFSGVALIGILLLLALKAFIHMRDLKEFRRFENEQKKSKWSKADNPLFKTATTTVQNPNFGGD, from the exons AtgtttggtaagtgctgcgagTTATCTACCGGAAGACATACTGCTGCCCTGAATGCC GAAATGGGGACGGGGGTCATGTTGACTGTTGTCTTTTTGCTACTGACCGTTAGAAATG CCCAGTCCCAGGAAAGCTGTGTGAAGACTGTCGTCAGGTCGTGTGCAGAATGTATCAAGTCTGGACCCTACTGTGCCTGGTGCAAGCTGCTG AACTTCACCAAGTCCGGCGAGCAGGAGGCAGTGCGCTGTGATATCATCAGCGTGCTGCGTGAGCGTGGCTGCGGAGATGCTGACATCATCTCCCCACGGGGGAATCACCAGTACATAAAGAACTTGCCACTGACAGGAGGGTCTAACCCTGTGCAGATACAACCGCAAGAAGTGAAGCTGAACCTCCGACCAA ATCAGCCTTGGACCTTCACCTTCAAGTTCAAACGGGCAGAGGGTTACCCAGTAGACCTGTACTATCTCATGGACCTCTCCTATTCCATGAACGACGACCTGCAGAACGTGAAAAGTCTGGGGAAGGACCTTCTGAAGGCCCTGCGGCAAATCACCAAACAATCACGTATAG GGTTTGGCTCATTTGTGGACAAGGTCGTGCTCCCATACACGAGCACCAACCCCAAGAGAGTGCAGAAACCCTGCCCTGATAATGAGCGCTTCTGCCAGCCGGCATTCGGCTACAAGCATGTGCTAAGCATGACAGACAATGAGATTCTGTTCAATAAAAGAGTCTCGGAACAGGCCATTTCCGGAAACCTGGATGTCCCCGAGGGGGGGCTGGATGCCATCATGCAGGCTGCAGTTTGTGGG GACAAGATTGGCTGGGGTAACAGCACCCGGCTGCTGGTGTTCACTACTGATGCTGGATTCCACATGGCGGGAGATGGCAAGCTGGCAGCCATCTTGGAACCTAACGACGGGCGCTGCCACCTGGATGCCAAAATGCTGTACTCGAAAAGCAGTGAGATG GATTACCCCTCTGTCGGTCAAGTCATGCAGAAGCTGGTGGAAAACAATATCCAGCCAATCTTCGCCGTCACCAAGGACGTGGAACCAGTGTACAGG AGACTGAAAGACATCATTCCCAAATCAGAGGTCGGTGTGTTGACTTCCGATTCAAGCAATGTGATCAGTCTGATCCAGAACGCATACCGG AACCTTTCATCTAATGTGATTGTGACTCATGATGATCTTCCCGATCATGTGACCGTCATGTACACATCAAACTGTCCTAATGGGGATCTGCCCAGCATCAGAGGGACATGTGACAATGTGGGGATTGGGAAGGAG gTCGAGTTCAATGTGACTGTCACAGCCCACAAGTGTTTGAATGAGCAGAGCTTCCTGATCGGACCTCTGGGCTTCAGGGAGAAGATCAGGGTCAACCTGACGACTAGGTGTGAGTGCGAGTGTGACGACAGGAAGGACAGCAATCACCAACACTGCAATTCACAAGGTCAAGTCAGCTGTGGTACCTGCAG CTGCAACAAGGGCTTTGTGGGGCAGAAATGCGAGTGCAAGATCGGCGATAAGAGTGAGGCAGAGCTGCGACAGGCGTGCATGCCCGTCAACGGCTCCATGTGCTCGGGCCAGGGTGAGTGCGTGTGCGGCGTGTGCCACTGCTCTCCTGGTGAGGATGGCCGCAGCATCTACGGCAGATTCTGTGAGTGTGACGACAGAAGCTGCCCACTCTCCCGGGGGCAACCATGCGGAG GACAGGGCCGGTGCTCATGTGGAACATGCAACTGTAACCCTGGGTATGAGGGCGATGCCTGCGACTGCAGGAAGTCAGATAACAGGTGCCGGACAGGCAATAAGGTCTGCTATGGGCGCGGCAACTGTGTGTGCGACGTCTGCAATTGTACCGTGGGCTACACGCGGCCGTTCTGTGAGACCTGCCCCGGCTGCCCGGCGCTCTGCGAGAGAGTGGC GAGCTGTGTCGAGTGCCATATGGATGAGCGGAAGGGGAACTGCTTGGTCTGCCAGGGTGTGACCTATAGGGAGGAACCAGACCTGAAGGAGCAGCGGCTCTGCAAGCGCAGGGGGACCGACGGTTGCCAGATGATCTACAGCACCAAACAGCTGCAGGGTGTTGAGCAGTATGAAGTCATCTTTAGGAATAAAG AGTGCCCAGAGCCCCCTGATCTCCGCCTTATCATTGGAGGGACCTTCTCTGGGGTGGCCCTAATCGGGATCCTTCTACTGCTGGCCCTCAAAGCTTTCATACACATGAGGGACCTCAAGGAGTTCAGGAGATTTGAAAACGAGCAGAAGAAGTCCAAATGGAGCAAA GCAGACAACCCGCTGTTCAAGACTGCAACAACCACCGTGCAGAACCCAAACTTCGGGGGGGACTGA
- the vil1 gene encoding villin-1 isoform X1 — MQQVSPAWPASVPGPTHFRRHFPEAATMSQVKTPVTKVLNKTTPGLQIWRIENMEMVPTPPKTYGQFFEGDSYIILNTQKSSSSFTYEIHFWLGRETSQDEQGAAAIYTTLMDEHLGGVPVQHREAQGCESDTFRGYFKQGIMYKKGGVASGLKQVETNIYNIRRLLHVKGKKHVVAGEVEVSWASFNKGDVFLLDLGNLIIQWNGPLSNRMERLKGMNLAKDIRDRERGGRAKVTVVEGDDEKASEDAMKLIKQVLGERRELKDAIPDEVVDQKLKSSVKLFQITDAEGNMVVQEVATKPLTQDLLNHEDCYLLDQGGIRIFIWKGKKASKTERAEALNKAEAYKKAKGYPPSVNVEMVNDGAESSVFKQLFQKWTVKGQTVGLGTTHTRGKIAKVEQIKFDATSMHAKPEVAAQQKMVDDGSGEVEVWRIEDNEMVPVDRKWLGHFYGGDCYLMLYKYEVSKKLHYILYIWQGRHATTVELTASAYQAVILDQKYNGEPVQVRVPMGKEPQHLMAIFKGKMVIYEEGSSREGSKQPQSSARLFHVQGTNEFNIRATEMPARCASLNSNDVFVLKTDICCYLWYGKGCSGDEREMGKALADIISKREKHVIAEGQEPADFWVNLGGKSQYANSKRLQEENHNISPRLFECSNQTGRFLATEITNFTQDDLDEDDVMLLDIWDQVFLWIGKGANQTEKDSANTMAQEYLQTHPGGRDIETPILLVKQGFEPPTFTGWFHAWDAQKWSDGKSYEQLKAELGDSTEIIKITMDVAKPSNSTMVQNSISTTLPTFPADKLMNCPTENLPEGVDPTKKEEYLSNEDFTKVLGMARPEFYSMPIWKQKNLKKQMGLF, encoded by the exons ATGCAGCAGGTGAGTCCTGCCTGGCCCGCTTCAGTCCCAGGTCCGACCCACTTTCGCAG GCATTTCCCTGAAGCTGCTACCATGTCACAAGTCAAAACACCAGTTACAAAAGTGCTCAATAAAACAACCCCAGGCCTTCAGATATGGAGGATAGAG AACATGGAGATGGTTCCAACACCACCAAAGACTTACGGGCAGTTCTTTGAGGGGGACAGCTACATCATCCTAAAC ACCCAGAAGTCCAGCAGCAGCTTCACGTATGAAATCCACTTCTGGCTGGGCAGGGAGACATCACAGGATGAGCAGGGGGCGGCAGCCATATACACCACGCTGATGGACGAGCACCTGGGGGGCGTGCCCGTGCAGCACCGTGAGGCCCAGGGCTGTGAGAGCGACACATTCCGGGGCTATTTCAAGCAAGGAATCAT GTACAAGAAGGGCGGCGTGGCATCGGGCCTGAAGCAGGTGGAGACCAATATTTACAACATCCGTCGACTGCTGCACGTCAAGGGGAAGAAGCACGTTGTGGCCGGAGAG GTGGAGGTGAGCTGGGCCAGTTTTAACAAGGGCGATGTCTTCCTGCTGGACCTGGGCAACCTGATCATCCAGTGGAATGGACCCTTGAGCAACCGCATGGAGAGACTCAAG GGCATGAACCTAGCCAAGGACATTCGGGACCGTGAGAGGGGTGGCCGGGCAAAGGTGACTGTGGTTGAGGGTGACGATGAGAAGGCCTCTGAGGACGCCATGAAGCTCATAAAGCAGGTCCTTGGGGAGAGGCGGGAGCTCAAGGATGCCATCCCCGATGAGGTGGTGGACCAGAAGCTGAAATCCAGTGTGAAGCTCTTCCA AATCACAGATGCTGAGGGGAACATGGTGGTCCAGGAGGTGGCCACCAAACCTCTGACCCAGGACTTGCTCAACCACGAG GACTGCTACCTGCTAGATCAGGGAGGAATCAGAATCTTCATCTGGAAAGGAAAGAAGGCTTCCAAGACAGAGAGGGCTGAAGCTTTGAATAAAGCAGAG GCATACAAGAAAGCAAAGGGCTACCCTCCCTCAGTCAACGTGGAGATGGTGAACGATGGTGCCGAGTCATCAGTGTTCAAGCAGCTGTTCCAGAAGTGGACCGTCAAGGGCCAAACAGTGGGACTGGGAACAACACATACACGGGGCAAAATAG CCAAGGTGGAGCAGATCAAGTTTGACGCCACGTCCATGCATGCCAAGCCTGAAGTGGCTGCACAGCAGAAGATGGTGGATGACGGCAGCGGTGAGGTGGAG GTATGGCGGATAGAGGACAATGAGATGGTCCCCGTTGACAGAAAGTGGCTGGGCCACTTCTATGGGGGTGACTGCTACCTGATGCTGTACAAGTACGAGGTCAGCAAGAAGCTCCACTACATCCTCTACATCTGGCAG GGCCGGCATGCTACCACTGTGGAGCTGACAGCATCCGCTTACCAAGCTGTGATCCTGGACCAGAAGTACAATGGGGAGCCAGTTCAGGTCCGAGTGCCCATGGGCAAAGAACCACAGCACCTCATGGCCATTTTCAAGGGCAAAATGGTCATCTATGAG GAGGGAAGCTCCCGGGAAGGAAGCAAGCAGCCACAGTCTAGTGCCAGGCTCTTCCATGTTCAAGGCACCAATGAGTTCAACATCCGTGCCACTGAGATGCCGGCTCGCTGTGCCAGTCTGAATTCCAATGATGTATTTGTGCTCAAGACAGACATCTGTTGTTACCTATGGTATGGAAAG GGCTGCAGTGGAgatgagagagagatggggaaaGCCCTGGCAGACATCATCTCCAAGAGGGAGAAACATGTGATTGCTGAAGGCCAGGAGCCTGCAGACTTCTGGGTGAACCTGGGAGGGAAGTCTCAGTATGCCAACAGCAAGAG GCTACAGGAGGAGAATCACAACATTTCACCCCGACTGTTCGAGTGTTCGAATCAGACTGGGCGCTTCCTGGCTACAGAGATCACAAACTTTACCCAAGATGACCTGGATGAGGATGATGTCATGCTGCTGGACATCTGGGACCAG GTGTTCCTATGGATTGGGAAAGGTGCCAACCAGACTGAGAAAGATTCGGCAAATACTATGGCACAGGAATACTTGCAGACTCACCCAGGGGGTCGTGACATAGAAACGCCCATTCTGCTGGTCAAACAAGGGTTTGAGCCTCCCACCTTCACAGGCTGGTTCCATGCCTGGGATGCTCAAAAGTGGAGC GATGGGAAATCTTACGAGCAGCTGAAAGCAGAACTCGGAGACTCTACTGAAATAATCAAGATTACAATG GATGTAGCAAAACCGAGCAACTCCACCATGGTGCAGAACTCCATTAGCACAACCCTCCCTACATTCCCTGCAGACAAACTAATGAACTGCCCAACGGAGAACCTGCCGGAGGGTGTGGATCCCACCAAAAAAGAG GAGTACCTCTCCAATGAGGACTTCACCAAGGTCCTGGGCATGGCACGACCTGAATTCTACTCCATGCCGATTTGGAAACAGAAGAACCTGAAGAAGCAGATGGGCCTTTTTTAG
- the vil1 gene encoding villin-1 isoform X2, translating to MSQVKTPVTKVLNKTTPGLQIWRIENMEMVPTPPKTYGQFFEGDSYIILNTQKSSSSFTYEIHFWLGRETSQDEQGAAAIYTTLMDEHLGGVPVQHREAQGCESDTFRGYFKQGIMYKKGGVASGLKQVETNIYNIRRLLHVKGKKHVVAGEVEVSWASFNKGDVFLLDLGNLIIQWNGPLSNRMERLKGMNLAKDIRDRERGGRAKVTVVEGDDEKASEDAMKLIKQVLGERRELKDAIPDEVVDQKLKSSVKLFQITDAEGNMVVQEVATKPLTQDLLNHEDCYLLDQGGIRIFIWKGKKASKTERAEALNKAEAYKKAKGYPPSVNVEMVNDGAESSVFKQLFQKWTVKGQTVGLGTTHTRGKIAKVEQIKFDATSMHAKPEVAAQQKMVDDGSGEVEVWRIEDNEMVPVDRKWLGHFYGGDCYLMLYKYEVSKKLHYILYIWQGRHATTVELTASAYQAVILDQKYNGEPVQVRVPMGKEPQHLMAIFKGKMVIYEEGSSREGSKQPQSSARLFHVQGTNEFNIRATEMPARCASLNSNDVFVLKTDICCYLWYGKGCSGDEREMGKALADIISKREKHVIAEGQEPADFWVNLGGKSQYANSKRLQEENHNISPRLFECSNQTGRFLATEITNFTQDDLDEDDVMLLDIWDQVFLWIGKGANQTEKDSANTMAQEYLQTHPGGRDIETPILLVKQGFEPPTFTGWFHAWDAQKWSDGKSYEQLKAELGDSTEIIKITMDVAKPSNSTMVQNSISTTLPTFPADKLMNCPTENLPEGVDPTKKEEYLSNEDFTKVLGMARPEFYSMPIWKQKNLKKQMGLF from the exons ATGTCACAAGTCAAAACACCAGTTACAAAAGTGCTCAATAAAACAACCCCAGGCCTTCAGATATGGAGGATAGAG AACATGGAGATGGTTCCAACACCACCAAAGACTTACGGGCAGTTCTTTGAGGGGGACAGCTACATCATCCTAAAC ACCCAGAAGTCCAGCAGCAGCTTCACGTATGAAATCCACTTCTGGCTGGGCAGGGAGACATCACAGGATGAGCAGGGGGCGGCAGCCATATACACCACGCTGATGGACGAGCACCTGGGGGGCGTGCCCGTGCAGCACCGTGAGGCCCAGGGCTGTGAGAGCGACACATTCCGGGGCTATTTCAAGCAAGGAATCAT GTACAAGAAGGGCGGCGTGGCATCGGGCCTGAAGCAGGTGGAGACCAATATTTACAACATCCGTCGACTGCTGCACGTCAAGGGGAAGAAGCACGTTGTGGCCGGAGAG GTGGAGGTGAGCTGGGCCAGTTTTAACAAGGGCGATGTCTTCCTGCTGGACCTGGGCAACCTGATCATCCAGTGGAATGGACCCTTGAGCAACCGCATGGAGAGACTCAAG GGCATGAACCTAGCCAAGGACATTCGGGACCGTGAGAGGGGTGGCCGGGCAAAGGTGACTGTGGTTGAGGGTGACGATGAGAAGGCCTCTGAGGACGCCATGAAGCTCATAAAGCAGGTCCTTGGGGAGAGGCGGGAGCTCAAGGATGCCATCCCCGATGAGGTGGTGGACCAGAAGCTGAAATCCAGTGTGAAGCTCTTCCA AATCACAGATGCTGAGGGGAACATGGTGGTCCAGGAGGTGGCCACCAAACCTCTGACCCAGGACTTGCTCAACCACGAG GACTGCTACCTGCTAGATCAGGGAGGAATCAGAATCTTCATCTGGAAAGGAAAGAAGGCTTCCAAGACAGAGAGGGCTGAAGCTTTGAATAAAGCAGAG GCATACAAGAAAGCAAAGGGCTACCCTCCCTCAGTCAACGTGGAGATGGTGAACGATGGTGCCGAGTCATCAGTGTTCAAGCAGCTGTTCCAGAAGTGGACCGTCAAGGGCCAAACAGTGGGACTGGGAACAACACATACACGGGGCAAAATAG CCAAGGTGGAGCAGATCAAGTTTGACGCCACGTCCATGCATGCCAAGCCTGAAGTGGCTGCACAGCAGAAGATGGTGGATGACGGCAGCGGTGAGGTGGAG GTATGGCGGATAGAGGACAATGAGATGGTCCCCGTTGACAGAAAGTGGCTGGGCCACTTCTATGGGGGTGACTGCTACCTGATGCTGTACAAGTACGAGGTCAGCAAGAAGCTCCACTACATCCTCTACATCTGGCAG GGCCGGCATGCTACCACTGTGGAGCTGACAGCATCCGCTTACCAAGCTGTGATCCTGGACCAGAAGTACAATGGGGAGCCAGTTCAGGTCCGAGTGCCCATGGGCAAAGAACCACAGCACCTCATGGCCATTTTCAAGGGCAAAATGGTCATCTATGAG GAGGGAAGCTCCCGGGAAGGAAGCAAGCAGCCACAGTCTAGTGCCAGGCTCTTCCATGTTCAAGGCACCAATGAGTTCAACATCCGTGCCACTGAGATGCCGGCTCGCTGTGCCAGTCTGAATTCCAATGATGTATTTGTGCTCAAGACAGACATCTGTTGTTACCTATGGTATGGAAAG GGCTGCAGTGGAgatgagagagagatggggaaaGCCCTGGCAGACATCATCTCCAAGAGGGAGAAACATGTGATTGCTGAAGGCCAGGAGCCTGCAGACTTCTGGGTGAACCTGGGAGGGAAGTCTCAGTATGCCAACAGCAAGAG GCTACAGGAGGAGAATCACAACATTTCACCCCGACTGTTCGAGTGTTCGAATCAGACTGGGCGCTTCCTGGCTACAGAGATCACAAACTTTACCCAAGATGACCTGGATGAGGATGATGTCATGCTGCTGGACATCTGGGACCAG GTGTTCCTATGGATTGGGAAAGGTGCCAACCAGACTGAGAAAGATTCGGCAAATACTATGGCACAGGAATACTTGCAGACTCACCCAGGGGGTCGTGACATAGAAACGCCCATTCTGCTGGTCAAACAAGGGTTTGAGCCTCCCACCTTCACAGGCTGGTTCCATGCCTGGGATGCTCAAAAGTGGAGC GATGGGAAATCTTACGAGCAGCTGAAAGCAGAACTCGGAGACTCTACTGAAATAATCAAGATTACAATG GATGTAGCAAAACCGAGCAACTCCACCATGGTGCAGAACTCCATTAGCACAACCCTCCCTACATTCCCTGCAGACAAACTAATGAACTGCCCAACGGAGAACCTGCCGGAGGGTGTGGATCCCACCAAAAAAGAG GAGTACCTCTCCAATGAGGACTTCACCAAGGTCCTGGGCATGGCACGACCTGAATTCTACTCCATGCCGATTTGGAAACAGAAGAACCTGAAGAAGCAGATGGGCCTTTTTTAG